The Poriferisphaera corsica DNA segment GCGACGAGCAATTCAAGCTCTACGACCTCATCTGGCGACGCTTTGTAGCCTGCCAGATGGCTCACGCTCAATCCGACTCCACAACCGTCGTCATTGCCGCTGACACATCCGTCGGCAAAGCCAAGTTCAAAGCCACCGGACGCAACATCGTCTTCGACGGCTTCTACCGCGTCTCAGGCTACTTCGGCGACGACATCATCTTCCCACCACTCACCGAAAATCAGCCCGTCGGGCCCATGCACCTCAACCCCACACAGCACTTCACCTCACCCCCTCCACGCTACACCGAAGCCTCACTCCAGAAAAAACTCGAAGAAGAAGGCATCGGCCGCCCCTCAACCTACGCCGCAATCATCGGCACAATTCAGGACCGAAAGTACGTCGAAACACTCACCCCACGCGACAAGCGTCTCATGGCCACCGACCTCGGCATGGTCGTCACTGACATGCTCGCCGAAGCTTTCCCCGTCATCATGGACGTCCCCTACACACGCCAGATGGAAGCCGAACTCGACAAGATCGAAACCGAGCATCACGACTGGAAGCAGATGCTCGCCGACTTCTATGGCCCATTCAAAACCAAACTCGAAACCGCACACGAAACCCTCCAACACGCAAAAGCCGTCCAGGAACCCGCACCATACAAATGCGAAACCTGCGGCGCAGACACCGTCTACCGCTTCGGCAAAAACGGACGCTTCCTCTCATGCTCCCGCTACCCCGACTGCAAATACGCAGCTCCCGTCGACCGTGAAGGCAAACCACAACAGCCCGAACAGACCGACATCCTCTGCCCCATCGACGACAAGCCCATGATCAAGCGTAAAGGCCGCTTCGGCCCGTTCCTCGCTTCATCAAACTACCCCGAAGTGAAATTCATCCTCAAGATCGACCCAAAAACTCACGCCGTCGTCCTCCCTAAAACCCCGCCGATGCTCATCGAAGTTGAATGTCCCAAGTGCGGCGAACAACTCAACGTCCGCGACTCCAAGCGAGGCTTTTGGCTCTCCTGTTCCGCATTCCCCAAATGTCGTGGCCGCGGCAAACTCTCAGACCTCACCGAAGACCAAGTCAAAGACATGGAAGAAAAATGGGCCAAGCACGTCGCCGACAACCCACAACCAAACATCAAAACAGCCGAGGGCATCACCCTCACTGACGACACCTATGTCCCCCGTGTCATGGGCGAAGACTCCGAGCAACCCGCGGACGTCGCATAAATAAAATCAACAATTAAATTTTTCAAAGGCAGCTAATTTAGCTGCCTTTTTTATATAACATTCCGAACCCTGAATCTCGTTGCAAATCCGCTTCAAAACGTTAATGTAAATACTCAAACACTCTCTTAAAATCACGGATACCCAAAATGCAACTTCGCCTGTTCGCAATTTTCAGCACACTGATCTTATTGGTCTCAACTGCCACCGCCGCCGATCAAACTTGGCAACTCGATTGGTCTGATGAGTTCGATTACCAAGGCCTACCCAACCCCAGAAACTGGAATTATGAAGAAGGCTTCGTCCGAAACCACGAGACCCAATACTACACACAAGCACGCAAAAAAAATGCACGCGTCGAAGACGGCAAGCTCATCATCCAAGTACACCAAGAAGAACACAGAAACCCCAAATATTCACCCAACGCCAAACCCAGCGATTGGCGACGCTCACGCAAATTAATCACGCACACTTCGGCAAGTCTCACCACGCGTGGCAAACATGAAATTCACTACGGACGCATCGAAGTACGCGCCAAACTTCCAACTGGAAATGGAATGTGGCCCGCCATCTGGACTAAAGGCATCTCCCAATACAAAGACAAACAGCCCTGGCCCAAATGTGGCGAAATCGACATCCTCGAATACGCCGGTAAAGAACCAGGTATCGCCCACACAACCATCCACTACTTCGACAAAAAAAACAAACAACACAAATCAGGCCCGAAGTTCTCACTCAATGCCGAAAACCTTGAACACGGTTTTCATACCTACGCACTCGAATGGTCCCCTCAATCCATGCAATTCTTCTTCGATGGCAAACCCTATCACACCATCAAACTCGATGACATTGAAACAGGCCAAGACAACCCATTCCGCAAGCCGCACTTCTTACTCATCAATCTCGCCATCGGTGGCAACTGGGGTGGCCCCGTCGACAACAGCAACCTGCCTCAACAATTTATTATCGATTATGTTCGCGTCTATCAACGCAAGCCAAGCCCACTAAAATAAATCAAAAACAAAATCAACACCATCAGCCAACACGTTAGTTATCAAAATACATACAAAATTCATACGGGTGTGGCCGTGTACTTAGCGCACCAATCTCCATCTCCCGCTTGTATTTAATCCAATACCGAATCACATCCTCGGTAAACACATTCCCCTGAAGCAAGTACGCATGATCCTCCTCTAATGCGGTCAATGCATCGGATAGATCTCGCGGCACCTGATCAATCAACATCTGTTCCTCCGGCAACAACGTCTCCATCGGTTTGTCCATCGGCTCACCAGGCTCAATCTGATTCTTAATCCCATCAATCATCGCCATTGTTGTCGCTGCAAACGCCAAATACGGATTACATGACGAGTCTGGGCAACGGAACTCTAACCGCTTTCTCAGAGGATCATTCGAATACTGTGGGATACGGATCGTAGCCGTTCGGTTACGAGACGAATACGTCACATTCACCGGCGCCTCAAACCCCGGCACCAAACGCTTATACGAATTCGTTGTCGGATTCGTAAACGCGCACAACGAATTCGTATGTTTTAAAATCCCACCAATCGCCCACACCCCGAGCTTCGATAACCCGCCATAATGATGCCCGTTCATCAGATTCTCCCCGCCCTTCCATAACGACAAATGTGTGTGCATCCCCGATCCGTTATCACCAAAGAGTGGCTTCGGCATAAACGTTGCCGTCTTTCCATGCTTTGCCGCTATATTCTTGATGTAATGCTTCGCAAACATGATCGCATCCGCCATGTCCGTCAACCCCATCGCCCCAAGATCAATCTCCGCCTGACCACCCGTTGCCACCTCATGATGATGCTCCATCACCTTAATCCCCGCTTCACTCAGCATACTCACCATCTCACACCGCATATCTATCAGCGTATCAATCGGCGCACACGGGAAATATCCTTCACGCTGTCGCACCTGATACCCCTTATTCCCGTCATCATCTTTCCCCCGATTCCAAATCCCCTCCACACTATCCACCTCATAGATCCCATAGTTAATCCCCTGGTCGAACCGCACTCGATCAAATACAAAGAACTCAAGCTCCGGCCCGAACCGCGCTTCATCCGCCACCTCACTATCACGCAGATACGCCTCCGCCTTCCGCGCAACCGATCGCGGATCCCTCGAAAACCGCTTCTTCGTCACCGGATCTTTTACATCACAGATCATCGCCAGCGTCTTCGCTTTCATAAACGGATCGATCTGCGCCGTATCACTCACCGGCACGATAATCTTGTCTTCCTCATTAATTGCTTCCCAACCCCGTACCGCCGACCCATCAAATCCAAACCCCTCTACAAACGATTCCTGCACCAGATCCTTCGCCGGATACATCACATGCTGCCACAACCCCGGAAAGTCCATAAATCGGCAATCAACATACTCAATCTTTTTCGTCTTAATCAGATGCAATACCTGTATCGGCGTCATAGATCTATCCTTCGATTAGATAATACATACTCACGAACACTCAAGCCCACGACCGCCGGCCATGGGGTGTATGCAACACACATCCCACACCCCGTAATAACTCACAATCATACCTCAAACCCACACACCTCCCCCACCCCCATTCGACCATTTTCACTCTGTAATCCAAAATCCACCTACCTCCTGCCTAATCTTTAAGCATTGCCTAATAATCGCGCACTCTAGCCCATAAAAAAAGCCGACAATCCAAAGGTCATCGGCTTCATCTTAATCTTCAATTTTCGCTTGCGGCTTTTCTAGCACTAACATCTAGCACTAGCACTTGACAAATTAATGCCCTTCAGCAGGCGTACCCAAATGCGGCTCAAGTTCCTTCAACAACTTGTCCAAAGTCACCTTATCTTTCGCCTCAGCATTCAAACGCAACAGCGGCTCAGTATTCGACGCTCTCACATTAAACCACCAACCTTCACCATCAAACGCATCAATCGACACGCCGTCCAGCTCTTCGACTGTCGCCACTGAAGCATACTTATCCTTCAGCAAGTTCATCACACCAACTTTATCTTCAACCTCAAAGTTGATCTCACCTGATTGTGGATACTTGCGGTATGGCTCAACCAATTCGCTCAGCTTCTTACCCGTCTGCTCAAGCACACTCAACACGCATGCAAACGTAATCGCACCCGAGTCTGCATAGTTATTATCACGGAAGTAGAAGTGGCCCGACAGCTCGCCGCCAAACGCGCCTTCTGTCTCACGCAGCGCCGCCTTCATATTCACATGTCCCACCTTGCTTTTCTTTGCCTTCATTCCAAGACGTGCAATTGTTTCTTCCACAACCTTCGAGCTTCGCAAGTCATAAACAATCGTCGTCCCCGGATTGTCTTTCGCAAAGTAATACTCAGCCAGCATCGCGGTCATGTGATCGCAACCCACAACCTCACCCGTCTCATCCACCACCATGCAGCGGTCCGCATCGCCATCGAAGCATGCACCCGCCACAGCACCAATCTTCTTCACACCTTCCTGCGTCGGAATCATGTTCTCCGCCACAAGCGGGTTCGGCTCATGCACAAAGCCATTGCCCATCTCAAAGTAAACATCGCTGATCTCGAGATTCTCAACATCAAAGAACGCTTCAGGCACCAGCTTCCCAGCCATACCATTCGACCCGTCCACAAACACCTTCATCGGCTTCGTCAACGGCACCAAGAATTTCTGAATGTGCTTCCGGTACTCCGCCCAAAGATCCTTCACTTCAAACGACCCCGTCGGTTCAGGCTTCTCACCTTCAAACGCCTTCGCGATCGCTTCAATTTCCTTCAAACCCGTATCCGCACCCACAGGCCTCGCCCCGTCCTTCGAGATCTTAAACCCGTTGTAGTTGATCGGATTGTGGCTCGCCGTCGTCTGCACTCCGCCCACCGCCTTCAAGTAAGGCACAGCAAAATACATGAACGATGTATCACACATCCCAAGATCCACCACATCCATTCCCGTCGCTCTGATCCCCTCACTCATCGCCTTGCACAGCCCCGGCGAGTGCGGCCGCATATCACGGCTCACCAACACCAAACCCGTCTCACCACCATTATTCTTCTTCAGGTACTCACCCGTCCCATACCCGACACACCACGCAGCCTCCTCGTTCAAAGGCTCCGGATACGTCGCTCTCACGTCATACGCCTTGAAAATATTCCCAATCATCGAAATGACCTCTTCCTCTTTAAAACTGTTCTACGGATACCCAGCTGACAATCCCCTTCCAACTCAAATAAACCCACCCATAACCCCATTCAACCCGCCTAATCGCGGATTTCTACACTGGATAATACATCACTCGACCAATTTCAGCATCTCCACCAACAATTTCCTCACCCAATACCAACTTTCTCCCAAATACGCCCCATAAAAATCCAAACTTGAACTTTCCACCCCCAGACAGAACAATAACATCATGTACAAACGCGTTATCTTCGTCGGAGCCGCCCTCCTCATCAGCGGCATCATCCTCGCCATCGCCCTACTTGTCGATGTCACCACATCTCCGCGCGCCAACACCCCCTCCCCCACCGACAACAATATCCCCATCGAAGACATCCGCATCCCCGAGTTCAACCCCGAAGATGTCGTCGCCAATGTCGACGAGCTCGGCCAGCAATTCCCCAACCTCTCCAACGTCAAACTCACCATCATTGAGCCTGACCGCATCATTGGCTTCGGCTGGGATCGCGTCAACCCACAAGACGAAGGTTGGCTCGAACTCATCAAACCCGTCATCCGCATCAATACCAACCCTAACATCGCACCCGCCAACCAGATCGTCGTCGTCACCGCCGACCAAGGCCGAATCCTCGCACCACAACGCACACAACTCCGCGAAGCCCAACTCCGTGGCAACGTCATCATCACCGTCTACGAAGTCCCCGAAGGCGCCTCCATCGACTTCAACTCCAATCGTGATGTCCAAATCCGCCTCACACTCGAAAATATCGACTACAACGAGCAACTCCTCGAAGCCACATCCACCCGCGCCATCACCGTCGAAGGCCCGCAAGTCCTCTTCAAAGGCGAAGGACTCGAAATCCGATTCTCCGACATCAAAAACCGCCTCGAAAAACTCGAAATCTTCAAAGGCAAATCACTCTCCATCAAACCCGAAGCGCCGCCGAAACCCCAATACACGCTCCAACCCGTCACTCACCTCAACACCACTTTAAACCATCAACAAGATCGCCCCACCAACCCCGAGCCCACACCGCCAACCCCTTCATCCGCTCGCACTCCCAAAGCACCACAGTTCTACCGCACGCGATTCGAAGACGACATCGCCATCTCCACTGACAACACACAAACCCGTATCAATGCAGAAATCCTCGAACTCCTCTTCTCACTCGCCGCTCTCGATAACAAATCTTCCAGTAAAGACGATACCACTCC contains these protein-coding regions:
- the glnA gene encoding type I glutamate--ammonia ligase, whose product is MTPIQVLHLIKTKKIEYVDCRFMDFPGLWQHVMYPAKDLVQESFVEGFGFDGSAVRGWEAINEEDKIIVPVSDTAQIDPFMKAKTLAMICDVKDPVTKKRFSRDPRSVARKAEAYLRDSEVADEARFGPELEFFVFDRVRFDQGINYGIYEVDSVEGIWNRGKDDDGNKGYQVRQREGYFPCAPIDTLIDMRCEMVSMLSEAGIKVMEHHHEVATGGQAEIDLGAMGLTDMADAIMFAKHYIKNIAAKHGKTATFMPKPLFGDNGSGMHTHLSLWKGGENLMNGHHYGGLSKLGVWAIGGILKHTNSLCAFTNPTTNSYKRLVPGFEAPVNVTYSSRNRTATIRIPQYSNDPLRKRLEFRCPDSSCNPYLAFAATTMAMIDGIKNQIEPGEPMDKPMETLLPEEQMLIDQVPRDLSDALTALEEDHAYLLQGNVFTEDVIRYWIKYKREMEIGALSTRPHPYEFCMYFDN
- a CDS encoding glycoside hydrolase family 16 protein, with protein sequence MQLRLFAIFSTLILLVSTATAADQTWQLDWSDEFDYQGLPNPRNWNYEEGFVRNHETQYYTQARKKNARVEDGKLIIQVHQEEHRNPKYSPNAKPSDWRRSRKLITHTSASLTTRGKHEIHYGRIEVRAKLPTGNGMWPAIWTKGISQYKDKQPWPKCGEIDILEYAGKEPGIAHTTIHYFDKKNKQHKSGPKFSLNAENLEHGFHTYALEWSPQSMQFFFDGKPYHTIKLDDIETGQDNPFRKPHFLLINLAIGGNWGGPVDNSNLPQQFIIDYVRVYQRKPSPLK
- a CDS encoding phosphomannomutase/phosphoglucomutase, whose protein sequence is MIGNIFKAYDVRATYPEPLNEEAAWCVGYGTGEYLKKNNGGETGLVLVSRDMRPHSPGLCKAMSEGIRATGMDVVDLGMCDTSFMYFAVPYLKAVGGVQTTASHNPINYNGFKISKDGARPVGADTGLKEIEAIAKAFEGEKPEPTGSFEVKDLWAEYRKHIQKFLVPLTKPMKVFVDGSNGMAGKLVPEAFFDVENLEISDVYFEMGNGFVHEPNPLVAENMIPTQEGVKKIGAVAGACFDGDADRCMVVDETGEVVGCDHMTAMLAEYYFAKDNPGTTIVYDLRSSKVVEETIARLGMKAKKSKVGHVNMKAALRETEGAFGGELSGHFYFRDNNYADSGAITFACVLSVLEQTGKKLSELVEPYRKYPQSGEINFEVEDKVGVMNLLKDKYASVATVEELDGVSIDAFDGEGWWFNVRASNTEPLLRLNAEAKDKVTLDKLLKELEPHLGTPAEGH